A stretch of DNA from Camelus ferus isolate YT-003-E chromosome 18, BCGSAC_Cfer_1.0, whole genome shotgun sequence:
GTGGAATTTGAACCTGGCTCTAAATCTCCCAGCTTTAAATCTTGCTGGGGAGCTGGGCTTGCCAGGAAGGACCACCATCAGTCCATATGGTTACTCTCATCATTCATCCATCCGATAAGCCATCTGGTCATTCAACACCCACCCACACGCTAGCCCTCTGCCTTGCTGACCACCCACCCAGACAACTCTGCTGGGGTCAGGGCTGTGCTCCTGGCTCCGAGGCTGTCTGTGGGGGATAAGAACAAGAGCTGAGGATGCTTGGACAATGTTTATTGCACTCTCACTGTGGGCTGGCCCTGAGGCAACTGCTGGACATAGATTCTCTCACTGACTTCGTCCAATGTCCTGTGGAGGTAGGATATTCTTACATCCCCATTCAACAAAGAATAGAGAAACTGGGACTTGGAGAGGAGAATGTCCAGGGGAGTGACCAGAAGGAAGGGAACAGCAGATCTGGGAGGTGGACCCAACTGGATCTGACCCAGGGGTCCCTACTCTCAACCAACAGGATGGGACTACCCCAGAGTGCTCCCTGAAAGTTGCCCCACCTTGCAGGGTAGGGTAAGGGTAGGGGCTTTGTCCCAGGTGGGCCACATCTGTTACACCCCTGTGGCCTATGCCATCACAATCGGTCCGAACTATATAACCAGGGGCTGCCGGGGCCTCTGTAAAGCTGGGTgtgctggaagaggaggaggaggaggaggcctctGCCTCTCCAAGCGTGTCCTCCCATGGACACCAAGACACAGAGCCTTTCCAACACCCACACCCAGCCCCGCAGCAACTCTTGGCCCCAAAGCCACACCTGCAACCAGTGCAGCTGCAGCCACCACTGCCAGAACTGCAGCCAGAGCTGCAGCCGGAGCCAGAGTTGCAGCCGGAGCCGGACTTCCAGCCAGAGCCGGACCTCCAGCCAGAGCCCGACAGGCCACCGCAGCCTACCTGGCTACCAGAGCCAGAGTCCAAGCCCTAGCCCACCAGTGAGGCATTACAAACACACCATGCACTCCCACCACTGCCCTATGCGGCTCACCACCCATTCCTGGAGCCACTCCAAGAACAGAAAGAACTTGGAAGGAAAGGTAAACAAGAGGAAACTGGTCAAGAGGAGCCAGCAGGTGTACAAAGCGAAGAGGCGGAGCTCAGGTATCTTTCAAGCTAGTGGGGGAAGGGCCACAGGGGCCCCCAGACTAAGGAGAGCAGCCCAGCTGGACCCTGAGGAGGGGCAGTGAGGTGAAGACTGCGGCCTCTAAGCCAGAGCACAAAGGAAGGACAGGCAAGGGTGAGAGGGAGAAGAAACTCTAGCAGTTGTACATATGATGCACTGATGATTAGTTCTTCCAATAAACTGGACAGGTTAATTGGAAGGATGGGCAGATGGCAGATTAGCTGGATGGAAGCATGGATGGGAAGATGAGCTGGGTGGCTAAATAGAAGGTTGGTTAGGTAGAGGGAAGGGTGATAGAGGGTTAGATGGTTGCttgagtggatggatggaaggaaggaagaagggatggaATGCATCAGTTAAATGACTGGAAAGCAGAATGGATGGGATTAGATGAAATGGACTGATGCACTGGTAGGGTAAATGACTCAGCTGGTCGGGTAGATGGCTGAGTAGATTAGTTGGATATGGTTGGAAGGATGTGGTTGGTGAAGGGATGGTGAATTGGTTGAACACAGTTGGATATCCAAAGATATGAATGTTGAGAGGATGGTTGGTTTGATGAATTGGTTAAATAATGGTTGTCGAGGTGGATGAATGATCAAGTGATAGTGGATGGATAAACAGGGAAAATGAACTGAATGGATGGCAaactggatggatgaatggaataACTGGACCA
This window harbors:
- the TNP2 gene encoding nuclear transition protein 2 — encoded protein: MDTKTQSLSNTHTQPRSNSWPQSHTCNQCSCSHHCQNCSQSCSRSQSCSRSRTSSQSRTSSQSPTGHRSLPGYQSQSPSPSPPVRHYKHTMHSHHCPMRLTTHSWSHSKNRKNLEGKVNKRKLVKRSQQVYKAKRRSSGRKHS